A genomic segment from Methanobrevibacter ruminantium encodes:
- a CDS encoding DUF655 domain-containing protein, producing MDNPNIDNPNPKKEEYVIILDYLKFGYVNPERPTAHGKPIAQAIGVDKFTLIEVTPKEGVDLDIHDKVYIGSGKRDKVNRVKGLLDFENLTATSRIELEYAIKEIILAHEDIYVKFFNEIDSLNIKMHKLELIPGIGKKHTQMILEERKKEPFKSFEDLKERVPLLGEPVDMLAKRVRLELDTTTVKRGKNKYYIFTQVPSRHPSNRKKKFNKGRGRGRNNRNKGRKPNNRGKKPQNKPNSENKE from the coding sequence ATGGATAATCCAAACATTGATAATCCGAATCCAAAAAAAGAGGAGTACGTAATTATCTTAGATTATCTTAAATTTGGGTATGTAAATCCAGAAAGACCAACTGCTCATGGCAAACCTATTGCACAAGCTATTGGAGTAGACAAATTCACATTAATCGAAGTTACCCCTAAAGAAGGTGTTGATTTAGATATTCATGACAAAGTCTATATAGGATCTGGAAAAAGAGATAAAGTGAACAGAGTAAAAGGATTATTAGACTTTGAAAACTTAACTGCAACCAGTAGAATCGAATTGGAATATGCAATTAAGGAAATCATTTTGGCTCATGAAGACATTTATGTAAAATTCTTCAATGAAATCGATTCACTTAACATTAAAATGCATAAATTGGAGCTAATCCCAGGTATTGGTAAAAAGCACACTCAAATGATTTTGGAAGAGCGTAAAAAAGAGCCTTTCAAAAGCTTTGAAGACTTGAAGGAAAGAGTCCCTCTACTTGGAGAACCTGTGGATATGCTTGCAAAAAGAGTCAGATTAGAACTTGATACAACTACCGTCAAAAGAGGTAAAAACAAGTATTACATCTTTACCCAAGTTCCTTCTAGACACCCTTCCAACAGAAAGAAAAAATTCAACAAAGGCAGAGGAAGAGGTAGAAACAATAGGAACAAAGGTAGAAAACCAAATAACAGAGGCAAAAAACCTCAAAACAAACCAAATTCCGAAAACAAGGAATAA
- the rsmA gene encoding 16S rRNA (adenine(1518)-N(6)/adenine(1519)-N(6))-dimethyltransferase RsmA: protein MTERISLAKETKQILQENGIILNKNLGQNYLIDDFKRKKIIEYAKLTKEDTVLEIGPGIGTLTIELAKKAGKVIAIEQDTAIFNILKKRLEKEKIDNVELINGDAVKVDFPEFNKIVSNLPYQISSSISFKFLEHEFDLAILMYQKEFADRMNGKVGTKQYSRLSAMLYFKANVKFLTKVSPESFIPSPKVDSSVVELKRKENKIADDDFKVYSKVVKALFQHRNKKARNALIDSRHIIGFKDKKQLKSILNDLEDENPRIKELLLERTINLSPKSIMELSILLKDHID, encoded by the coding sequence TTGACTGAAAGAATATCCTTAGCTAAAGAGACTAAACAAATATTGCAGGAAAATGGGATTATCTTAAATAAGAATTTAGGTCAGAATTACCTTATAGATGACTTCAAAAGAAAGAAAATCATTGAATATGCAAAGCTTACAAAAGAGGATACTGTACTTGAAATTGGTCCAGGTATCGGAACCTTGACAATTGAACTTGCAAAGAAAGCAGGAAAAGTAATAGCTATAGAGCAAGACACCGCTATTTTTAACATATTAAAGAAACGTTTGGAAAAAGAGAAAATCGATAATGTGGAACTTATCAACGGCGATGCAGTTAAGGTAGATTTCCCAGAATTCAATAAAATCGTTTCAAACCTTCCTTATCAAATATCATCCTCTATAAGCTTTAAATTCCTGGAACATGAATTTGACCTTGCAATTCTAATGTATCAGAAAGAATTTGCAGATAGGATGAATGGAAAAGTGGGAACAAAGCAATATTCCAGACTTTCTGCCATGCTATACTTTAAAGCGAATGTCAAGTTCCTAACAAAAGTTTCACCGGAATCATTCATACCATCCCCTAAGGTAGACTCTTCTGTTGTGGAATTAAAGCGAAAAGAAAATAAAATAGCAGATGATGACTTTAAGGTCTATTCAAAAGTCGTTAAGGCATTATTCCAACATAGAAACAAAAAGGCACGGAATGCATTAATTGATTCAAGACATATAATTGGCTTTAAAGACAAAAAGCAATTGAAATCTATCTTAAACGATTTGGAAGATGAAAATCCAAGAATCAAGGAATTGTTATTAGAAAGAACAATTAATCTATCTCCAAAAAGCATTATGGAACTATCTATCTTATTAAAAGATCATATTGACTAA